One segment of Ricinus communis isolate WT05 ecotype wild-type chromosome 8, ASM1957865v1, whole genome shotgun sequence DNA contains the following:
- the LOC8273068 gene encoding ATP-dependent DNA helicase At3g02060, chloroplastic, translated as MASLDISTPLIFKLNSTTPDLSNLFNIKRRSFLYKHKYIHNHSLSIFARATSVSTPITTTTTRFRPRKDNVDTEQDSISVLNERIFRDYSKREASSTPILDSKEADKYIKMVKEQQQRGLQKLKGEKQGKGKGGFSYRVDPYLLNSGDYVVHKKVGVGRFVGIKFDVSKSSTEPIEYVFIEYADGMAKLPVKQASKMLYRYSLPNEKKRPRTLNKLNDTSTWEKRKTKGKIAIQKMVVDLMELYLHRLKQRRPPYPKSPVMAEFTAQFPYEPTPDQFQAFNDVEKDLTERETPMDRLICGDVGFGKTEVALRAIFCVVSAGKQAMVLAPTIVLAKQHFEVISERFSKYSNIKVGLLSRFQTQSVKEMYYEMIKQGDLNIVVGTHSLLGSRVVYNNLGLLVVDEEQRFGVKQKEKIASFKTSVDVLTLSATPIPRTLYLALTGFRDASLISTAPPERVPVKTFLSAYSKEKVISAIKYELDRDGQVFYVLPLIKGLEEVMDFLEQSFPKVEKAIAHGKQYSKQLEETMEKFVQGEIKILICTNIVESGLDIQNANTIIIQDIQHFGLAQLYQLRGRVGRADKEAYAHLFYPDKSLLSDQALERLKALEECKELGQGFQLAERDMGIRGFGTIFGEQQTGDVGNVGIDLFFEMLFESLSKVEEHRVVAVSYQSVQIDLNVNPHLPSDYINYLENPMEIISQAEKAAEKDIWSLMQFTESLRRQYGKEPYSMEILLKKLYVRRMAADLGIRRIYASGKMVGMKTNLSKKVFKLMIDSMTSDVHRNSLEFDGDQIKAELLLELPREQLLNWIFQCLAELHASLPALIKY; from the exons ATGGCATCTCTCGACATTTCTACCCCTCTTATCTTCAAACTCAACTCCACCACTCCTGACCTCTCTAATCTCTTCAACATCAAACGACGCTCTTTTCTTTACAAGCACAAATACATTCACAATCACAGTCTCTCAATCTTCGCGCGAGCCACTTCAGTTTCTACTCCTAttaccaccaccaccacccgATTCAGGCCTCGAAAAGACAATGTCGACACTGAACAAGACTCCATTTCAGTCCTCAACGAGAGGATTTTTCGCGATTACAGCAAAAGAGAAGCCTCCTCTACGCCTATACTTGACTCAAAAGAGGCTGATAAGTATATAAAAATGGTCAAAGAGCAGCAGCAGAGAGGATTGCAGAAGTTGAAAGGAGAGAAACAAGGGAAAGGAAAGGGTGGTTTTAGTTATAGGGTTGACCCGTATTTGCTTAATTCTGGGGACTATGTTGTGCATAAGAAAGTTGGAGTTGGGAGGTTTGTTGGGATTAAGTTTGATGTTTCTAAGAGTTCTACTGAGCCAATTGAGTATGTTTTTATTGAGTATGCTGATGGTATGGCTAAACTTCCTGTTAAGCAGGCTTCAAAAATGCTTTATCGATATAGTTT GccaaatgaaaagaaaaggccTCGGACATTGAACAAATTGAATGATACTAGTACATGGGAGAAAAGAAAGACGAAAGGAAAGATTGCAATTCAGAAAATGGTTGTCGACTTAATGGAGTTGTATTTACATAGGCTAAAACAAAGAAGACCTCCCTACCCAAAAAGTCCTGTCATGGCTGAATTTACTGCTCAATTTCCTTATGAGCCCACACCAGACCAATTTCAG GCTTTCAATGATGTTGAGAAGGATTTGACTGAGAGAGAAACTCCAATGGATCGATTAATCTGTGGGGATGTTGGATTTGGTAAAACAGAAGTTGCTTTACGTGCCATCTTTTGTGTGGTCTCAGCAGGAAAGCAAGCTATGGTTTTAGCACCAACAATTGTTTTAGCCAAACAACATTTTGAAGTTATCTCAGAGAGGTTTTCCAAGTATTCCAATATCAAGGTTGGACTTCTGAGTCGGTTTCAG ACCCAATCAGTAAAAGAGATGTACTACGAGATGATTAAGCAGGGCGATTTGAACATTGTTGTGGGGACACACTCACTTCTTGGAAGTCGTGTTGTTTATAATAATCTTGGCCTTCTTGTCGTTGATGAAGAACAG aGGTTTGGTGTTAAACAAAAGGAGAAGATTGCTTCTTTCAAGACTTCAGTTGATGTCCTTACTCTTTCTGCAACACCTATACCTCGGACACTTTATTTAGCATTGACCGGATTTCGTGATGCGAG TTTAATTTCAACTGCACCTCCAGAAAGAGTTCCTGTAAAGACCTTTCTTTCTGCATACagcaaagaaaaagtaatatCAGCAATTAAATATGAGCTCGACCGTGATGGCCAAGTATTTTATGTCTTGCCTCTCATAAAAG GGCTTGAAGAAGTTATGGATTTTCTTGAACAGTCATTTCCAAAGGTTGAAAAAGCTATTGCGCATGGAAAG CAATATTCAAAGCAGCTTGAGGAGACCATGGAGAAATTTGTACAAGGTGAAATTAAGATTCTCATATGCACAAACATAGTGGAAAGTGGACTTGACATCCAAAATGCAAACACCATTATAATTCAGGATATTCAACACTTTGGCCTAGCACAGTTGTATCAG TTACGCGGAAGAGTAGGCCGGGCAGATAAGGAAGCTTATGCACACTTATTTTACCCTGATAAGTCACTGCTGTCTGATCAAGCATTG GAGAGGCTCAAAGCTCTTGAGGAGTGCAAAGAACTTGGCCAAGGTTTCCAACTTGCAGAGAGAGACATGGGTATAAGAGGCTTTGGAACCATCTTTGGCGAGCAACAGACTGGGGATGTTGGGAATGTAGGCATTGATCTCTTCTTTGAAATGCTTTTTGAGAGTTTATCTAAG GTTGAAGAACATCGTGTAGTCGCTGTTTCTTATCAGTCTGTACAG ATTGATTTAAATGTGAACCCTCATCTTCCTTCTGATTACATAAATTACCTAGAGAACCCTATGGAAATTATTAGTCAAGCTGAGAAGGCTGCGGAGAAAGATATTTGGAGCTTGATGCAATTTACAGAGAGTCTGCGCCGCCAATATGGAAAGGAGCCATACTCCATGGAAATTCTGTTGAAGAAGCTTTATGTAAGGAGAATGGCAGCAGATCTTGGGATAAGAAGAATTTATGCTTCAGGAAAGATGGTTGGCATGAAAACAAATTTAAGTAAAAAGGTTTTTAAGCTGATGATAGATTCAATGACATCAGATGTTCATCGAAACTCTCTGGAATTTGATGGAGACCAAATAAAG GCCGAACTTCTTCTAGAGCTACCAAGAGAACAACTACTAAACTGGATCTTTCAGTGCTTGGCGGAACTTCATGCTAGCCTCCCTGccctaataaaatattag
- the LOC8273067 gene encoding syntaxin-22 isoform X2: MSFQDLQSGKRPSSSSSASAMSRSPSQAVAAGIFQINTAVAGFRRLVDSIGTAKDTPEHRQKLHNTRQRILQLVKDTSAKLKAVSESDHQANVNASKKIEDAKLARDFQTTLQEFQKVQQLASERESTYSPSLPSLPPAAASGSGEYDAPSLVQDAHPFLMEQKRQEVLLLDNEIAFNEAVIDERDQGIREIQEQIGQVNDIFKDLAVLVHEQGVVIDDIQSNIDSSAAATSQAKVQLAKASKSVKSRTSWLH, translated from the exons ATGAGCTTCCAGGATCTTCAAAGCGGGAAGAGACCCTCCTCCTCTTCCTCTGCTTCTGCAATGTCCAGAAGCCCATCGCAAGCGGTTGCTGCCGGTATTTTCCAAATCAACACCGCTGTCGCCGGCTTCCGCCGTCTCGTCGACAGCATCGGCACCGCTAAAGACACTCCCGAGCATCGCCAGAAGCT GCATAATACGAGACAGAGAATTTTGCAGTTAGTTAAGGACACGTCAGCTAAGCTTAAAGCTGTTAGTGAAtctgatcatcaagctaacgTTAAT GCAAGTAAGAAAATCGAAGATGCAAAGTTAGCTAGGGACTTCCAAACTACATTACAAGAATTTCAGAAAGTTCAACAGCTTGCCTCTGAGCGTGAATCCACTTATTCACCTTCTCTTCCTTCTTTGCCTCCTGCTGCTGC GTCTGGCTCTGGTGAATATGACGCACCTAGCTTGGTTCAGGATGCACATCCTTTTCTTATGGAACAGAAAAG GCAGGAGGTATTGCTGTTGGATAATGAAATTGCATTCAATGAGGCTGTAATTGATGAAAGGGATCAGGGTATTAGAGAAATACAAGAACAAATTGGACAAGTAAATGACATATTTAAGGATCTTGCTGTTCTAGTTCATGAGCAGGGGGTTGTTATTG ATGATATCCAATCCAACATCGATTCTTCTGCTGCTGCAACATCCCAAGCAAAAGTTCAGCTAGCTAAGGCTTCGAAAAGTGTGAAATCCAGAACCTCGTGG CTGCATTGA
- the LOC8273067 gene encoding syntaxin-22 isoform X1, which yields MSFQDLQSGKRPSSSSSASAMSRSPSQAVAAGIFQINTAVAGFRRLVDSIGTAKDTPEHRQKLHNTRQRILQLVKDTSAKLKAVSESDHQANVNASKKIEDAKLARDFQTTLQEFQKVQQLASERESTYSPSLPSLPPAAASGSGEYDAPSLVQDAHPFLMEQKRQEVLLLDNEIAFNEAVIDERDQGIREIQEQIGQVNDIFKDLAVLVHEQGVVIDDIQSNIDSSAAATSQAKVQLAKASKSVKSRTSWCWWLLGIFVLAVVIFLLILII from the exons ATGAGCTTCCAGGATCTTCAAAGCGGGAAGAGACCCTCCTCCTCTTCCTCTGCTTCTGCAATGTCCAGAAGCCCATCGCAAGCGGTTGCTGCCGGTATTTTCCAAATCAACACCGCTGTCGCCGGCTTCCGCCGTCTCGTCGACAGCATCGGCACCGCTAAAGACACTCCCGAGCATCGCCAGAAGCT GCATAATACGAGACAGAGAATTTTGCAGTTAGTTAAGGACACGTCAGCTAAGCTTAAAGCTGTTAGTGAAtctgatcatcaagctaacgTTAAT GCAAGTAAGAAAATCGAAGATGCAAAGTTAGCTAGGGACTTCCAAACTACATTACAAGAATTTCAGAAAGTTCAACAGCTTGCCTCTGAGCGTGAATCCACTTATTCACCTTCTCTTCCTTCTTTGCCTCCTGCTGCTGC GTCTGGCTCTGGTGAATATGACGCACCTAGCTTGGTTCAGGATGCACATCCTTTTCTTATGGAACAGAAAAG GCAGGAGGTATTGCTGTTGGATAATGAAATTGCATTCAATGAGGCTGTAATTGATGAAAGGGATCAGGGTATTAGAGAAATACAAGAACAAATTGGACAAGTAAATGACATATTTAAGGATCTTGCTGTTCTAGTTCATGAGCAGGGGGTTGTTATTG ATGATATCCAATCCAACATCGATTCTTCTGCTGCTGCAACATCCCAAGCAAAAGTTCAGCTAGCTAAGGCTTCGAAAAGTGTGAAATCCAGAACCTCGTGG TGTTGGTGGCTACTAGGAATTTTTGTATTGGCGGTGGTTATCTTTCTTCTCATCCTCATTATATAG